In Nicotiana tabacum cultivar K326 chromosome 2, ASM71507v2, whole genome shotgun sequence, the following proteins share a genomic window:
- the LOC107813922 gene encoding uncharacterized protein LOC107813922 — translation MAPYEALYGRRCRSPIGWFEAGENNLLGHDLVQEAMEKVQLIKQRLLIAQSRKKSYADKRRRDLVFAIGDKVFLRGIPSCQAKGKRDKLSPKFVGPYEILDRVGAMAYRLSLPPELSFIHPVFHVSMLRKCISDSSHVLEAPTVPLDEKLSYEEEPMAIVDRQLRNLRSKEIMFVIVIWRNHTVEEATWEVEDVMRVKYPYLFQSTGTYLS, via the coding sequence atggcaccgtacgaAGCACTGTATGGAAgaagatgtcgttctcctatcggatggtttgaagcTGGCGAGAATAACTTATTGGGACATGACTTAGTACAAGAAGCTATGGAAAAAGTCCAATTGATCAAACAGAGATTGCTTATAGCTCAAAGCAGGAAAAAATCTTATGCGGATAAGAGAAGAAGAGACTTAGTGTTCGCAATTGGAGACAAAGTGTTCCTACgaggcattccctcctgtcaagcaaaagggAAAAGAGATAAGTTGAGCCCCAAATTTGTAGGACCGTATGAGATACTAGACCGAGTGGGAGCTATGGCTTATCGTTTGTCACTTCCTCCTGAGTTGTCTTTtattcatccagtattccatgtctCTATGCTTAGAAAATGTATATCGGACTCCTCTCATGTGCTTGAAGCACCGACTGTACCGCTTGATGAGAAGTtatcttacgaggaggagccgatggcaatTGTTGATAGACAATTAAGAAATCTACGGTCAAAGGAAATTATGTTCGTGATAGTCATATGGAGAAACCATACAGTTGAAGAAGCTACATGGGAAGTGGAAGATGTTATGCGAGTcaagtatccttatttatttcaGTCTACAGGTACGTACTTAAGTTAA
- the LOC142173830 gene encoding uncharacterized protein LOC142173830: MGQPQAAMPDQVQEQGVQDAPLPVPTVIPIIALPADAMARLLNVLEALVFTQGGNPQSFLDRTLKALRALGCSSERDVELAAYKLEDMANTWYETVLLGRPAGATPLTWEEFTKLFMNHFLLDSLMQKYARDFERLVQTPDMDVSTYNTKFCKLARYAPYLVPAEEARVQRFVDGLVGRLYSAVAPQMKTLSYSDAIDLSRKIETKGRDECAASDLRKKAKTWGLSVALGHHLRDFPQPPRNFNQASIQSAAPTQTTRNTSDATSTGNRGRGVGDRATMNQGQGNVGRGQQRDLYLWQRRWMELLKDYDYSILYHPGKANMVADALSRKSMGSLAHIAPTKRLLAKDIQRLECVGIRFSVGDSEALLACAHAQSSLVDRIKATQY, from the exons ATGGGTCAACCCCAAGCTGCTATGCCAGATCAAGTGCAAGAACAGGGGGTTCAGGACGCTCCATTACCAGTGCCAACTGTTATACCTATTATTGCCTTACCTGCAGACGcaatggcaaggttattgaatGTTTTAGAGGCATTGGTGTTTACTCAGGGTGGAA ATCCTCAAAGTTTCTTGGATAGGACACTCAAGGCATTACGTGCTCTAGGATGTTCTAGTGAGAGAGACGTGGAGCTCGCAGCATACAAACTAGAGGATATGGCCAATACATGGTATGAAACTGTGTTGTTGGGAAGGCCAGCAGGTGCAACACCACTGACATGGGAAGAGTTCACTAAGTTATTCATGAATCATTTTCTTCTAGACAGCCTGATGCAAAAATATGCTAGAGACTTTGAGAGATTGGTTCAGACTCCAGATATGGATGTGTCAACATATAACACCAAGTTTTGTAAGTTGGCAAGATATGCTCCTTACTTAGTGCCTGCCGAAGAAGCTCGAGttcagaggtttgttgatggattgGTTGGTCGTCTATACAGTGCAGTAGCCCCACAGATGAAGACTTTATCCTACTCTGATGCTATTGACCTTTCTAGAAAAATTGAAACCAAGGGACGTGATGAGTGTGCAGCTAGTGATTTACGTAAGAAGGCCAAGACATGGGGTCTTTCAGTGGCG TTGGGACATCACTTGAGGGATTTCCCTCAGCCTCCAAGAAATTTCAACCAggcttctattcagtcagcagCACCTACTCAAACTACTCGTAATACTTCAGATGCTACAAGTACAGgaaatagaggtcgaggtgtTGGAGACCGTGCTACTATGAATCAAGGACAAGGGAATGTTGGTAGAGGTCAG caaAGAGATCTATATCTTTGGCAACGTCGGTGGATGGAactactcaaggactatgactattctattttgtatcatcctggaaaAGCGAATATGGTAgctgatgcattgagtagaaaatctatggggagtttggcacatATAGCTCCTACAAAGAGACTTTTGGCCAAAGATATTCAGAGACTAGAATGTGTGGGTATTAGATTTAGTGTCGGAGATTCAGAGGCATTGTTGGCTTGTGCtcatgctcagtcttcattaGTTGACCGCATTAAGGCCACACAATATTAG